From Saccharothrix espanaensis DSM 44229, the proteins below share one genomic window:
- a CDS encoding TRADD-N-associated membrane domain-containing protein, whose amino-acid sequence MTQDNPQENSSEDNEEQAEQELKRIEMRVAWRKSPEYRRLSKQTAVLVIAIILLPLALLFITWPSELSPGETRGSGSLKAAEALSFAGATLLALVCFGGYAAFYLRLSSRRSFSDAQRVAEARRRLHEAEDVAEASEELELSALWRATQKRLDYYHEIATTQAEKSFRHSQWAIIGGFAVLILSVVIAAFSRSIGGAIAAGAIGTAGAGLAGYLGKTFLRTQEKTSNQLQSYFGQPLVFSQYLAAERLLDMLDGEQKAESVQDLIRSMASPNSLDELQSNAKIDQHDR is encoded by the coding sequence ATGACCCAGGACAACCCTCAAGAGAACTCCTCGGAAGACAACGAAGAGCAGGCAGAGCAAGAACTGAAACGTATTGAGATGCGGGTCGCCTGGCGAAAGTCTCCCGAATATCGACGCCTGTCGAAACAAACAGCGGTGCTGGTCATAGCCATCATCCTCTTACCCTTGGCCCTTCTTTTTATCACCTGGCCCTCGGAGCTTAGCCCCGGTGAAACCCGAGGGTCCGGAAGCCTCAAAGCAGCAGAAGCGTTGTCTTTTGCTGGCGCAACCCTATTGGCATTGGTCTGCTTCGGTGGATATGCCGCATTTTATCTACGACTATCGAGCCGTCGCAGCTTCTCCGACGCACAAAGAGTCGCAGAGGCCCGCCGCCGACTGCACGAGGCCGAAGACGTTGCGGAAGCGAGTGAAGAACTTGAACTAAGCGCACTATGGCGCGCAACACAAAAACGCCTAGACTACTACCATGAAATCGCGACAACTCAAGCAGAGAAGAGCTTCCGCCATAGCCAATGGGCAATCATCGGAGGGTTCGCTGTCCTTATTCTCTCCGTAGTGATTGCCGCGTTCTCCAGATCGATTGGTGGCGCTATTGCCGCTGGCGCGATTGGTACGGCAGGAGCGGGCTTGGCAGGCTATCTCGGAAAAACATTTCTTCGCACTCAAGAAAAGACATCCAACCAACTGCAGTCCTACTTCGGCCAGCCGCTCGTCTTCTCGCAATATCTGGCCGCCGAGCGCCTGCTCGACATGCTAGATGGAGAACAGAAGGCAGAATCCGTTCAGGATTTGATTCGTTCTATGGCGAGTCCCAACAGCCTCGACGAACTCCAGTCTAACGCGAAAATTGATCAACACGACAGGTAA
- a CDS encoding transcriptional regulator translates to MAMTVRLRDENFRKASNLAGYTSVYGLAKAMGINRSSVKRVLEGVMRPGPAFIAGAVTVLKPFSFDDLFEVVAYVPQTKRHEHADNW, encoded by the coding sequence ATGGCGATGACCGTCCGTCTCAGGGACGAGAACTTCCGCAAAGCGTCGAACCTGGCCGGCTACACCAGTGTCTACGGGTTGGCCAAGGCCATGGGGATCAACCGGAGTTCGGTCAAACGAGTCCTCGAGGGCGTGATGCGGCCAGGCCCGGCGTTCATCGCCGGAGCAGTCACCGTGCTGAAACCGTTCTCGTTCGACGACCTGTTCGAAGTAGTCGCATACGTACCTCAGACGAAGCGACACGAGCACGCCGACAACTGGTGA
- a CDS encoding helix-turn-helix domain-containing protein, translated as MNTGKRRCRTCDTWLASDNPGTQCGPCTAAYALQAPVLPAEFWNQPTIHEAFQSRSIGQVFRAYRHAQIPTLPQTTLAVWLLLTQGRISEIERVRRPVTDLERLERWCDALHVPRHLRWFNGGAFEVRDAETQGTHDKSLAELGLSYAASLPSTVEVVAELGRHDMERRTFLTGTLFSVAASVAPSRDWLLATLDEAGATRGKISSEQVEAIRRTFGVFQELDVMRGGGHAREQLSTYLTSQVVPLLRSNDPTTENGRALFEAAAEQLYLLGWMAFDNGEHSLAQRYLIQSLRLAQAAGSPELGAHVLAGLSDQATLTGNPDHAVQLAKAGRAGLAHGHSDACLADLWALQGRAEAAMGDAKAAARSVHLSETAFADVDPDSEPEWARFIDPAYLNGEYAHTFRDLQRPDEAAHFAGLSIAESERQNRARRGSMAQAALSRSAIDRHDLEAAASAGMAAAKLAATVKSSRSVEAVADLRARLRDHRESPAVRDFLDVSGALLPTMGPRTQA; from the coding sequence GTGAACACGGGCAAGCGCCGTTGTCGCACATGTGACACCTGGTTGGCCAGCGACAACCCGGGCACGCAGTGCGGCCCCTGCACCGCCGCCTACGCCCTCCAAGCCCCCGTCCTGCCCGCCGAGTTCTGGAACCAGCCGACCATCCACGAGGCGTTCCAGTCCCGCAGCATCGGCCAGGTCTTCCGCGCGTACCGCCATGCCCAGATCCCCACGTTGCCGCAGACCACCCTCGCCGTCTGGCTGCTCCTGACACAGGGCCGGATCAGCGAAATCGAGCGCGTCCGCCGCCCCGTCACCGACCTGGAACGCCTCGAACGATGGTGCGATGCCCTCCACGTACCCCGACACCTCCGGTGGTTCAACGGGGGAGCGTTCGAAGTCCGCGATGCGGAAACCCAAGGGACGCATGATAAGTCACTGGCCGAGCTTGGGCTCTCGTACGCGGCTTCGCTCCCGTCTACGGTGGAAGTGGTTGCCGAACTTGGGAGGCACGACATGGAGCGCAGGACCTTTCTCACGGGCACGCTGTTCAGCGTCGCCGCATCCGTCGCCCCCAGCCGTGATTGGCTGCTCGCCACGCTGGACGAGGCTGGAGCCACGCGAGGAAAGATCAGCAGCGAACAGGTCGAGGCGATCCGCCGCACGTTCGGCGTGTTCCAAGAGCTGGACGTCATGCGCGGTGGTGGCCACGCCCGCGAACAGCTCTCCACCTACCTGACCTCCCAGGTCGTGCCCCTGCTCCGCAGCAACGACCCGACCACCGAGAACGGCCGCGCGCTGTTCGAGGCAGCCGCGGAACAGCTCTACCTGCTCGGGTGGATGGCGTTCGACAACGGGGAACACTCTCTGGCCCAGCGCTACCTCATCCAGTCCCTGCGCCTGGCCCAGGCCGCCGGCAGCCCCGAGCTGGGCGCGCACGTCTTGGCGGGCCTGTCCGACCAGGCCACCCTCACCGGCAACCCCGACCACGCCGTCCAACTCGCCAAGGCCGGCCGCGCCGGTCTCGCTCACGGCCACTCCGATGCCTGCCTCGCCGACCTCTGGGCGTTGCAGGGCCGGGCAGAGGCCGCGATGGGCGACGCCAAGGCAGCCGCCCGCAGCGTCCACCTATCCGAAACCGCGTTCGCCGATGTCGACCCCGACAGCGAACCCGAGTGGGCACGGTTCATCGACCCGGCATACCTCAACGGCGAGTACGCCCACACCTTCCGTGACCTCCAACGCCCCGACGAGGCCGCCCATTTCGCCGGTCTCTCGATCGCCGAATCGGAACGCCAGAACCGCGCCCGCCGGGGCTCGATGGCCCAGGCCGCCCTGTCCCGTTCCGCGATCGACCGCCACGACCTGGAAGCCGCCGCATCCGCCGGCATGGCCGCCGCCAAACTCGCCGCGACCGTGAAGTCCTCCCGGTCCGTCGAAGCCGTTGCCGACCTACGCGCCCGCCTGCGCGACCACCGCGAGTCACCCGCCGTCCGTGACTTCCTGGACGTCTCCGGTGCGCTTCTGCCCACGATGGGACCGCGAACCCAGGCGTGA
- a CDS encoding bis-aminopropyl spermidine synthase family protein: protein MATELVRALLVSHGVHARKLRRVLTLLGDDWHTLADLVRVPAVPRRTVQDLLKALDVDVETDGDRFRIAPGRVAAYAEFTVEPEPVDPLVSRHGALLGAVLADIASVPPPLAALDHVQATAETALKRALWLDSQYDLAGRTLLCLGDHDLTSLAVCAVNPDVSVVVVDVDDRLLAYLDERSGGRVRTLHADFRFGLPPTLLESADLVFSDPPYTQEGMALFAGRAVECLADLGAGRVLLAYGFSDRTPALGLKVQQELLRLGLVFEAVLPAFHRFDGAQAIGSAADLYVCRPTSRRPVAAAKTTIYTHGPQSVEAEGPGSKALQALVDLAPRPESSPPPKPRAPGWADPIGRGAASLAVDLSGDPGPWLLRTLLACSPGRMAALVPNNHPNVSSAAGQQELTSLVDTRFALRFMRSTPDGKHCVVVADQVLAGTLDPGGLVVREVLMRAHGKLGNVWREALTTVLRITKREARDLIGEHDDLEERLIDLPRHRIAALLPLIRASAG from the coding sequence CGAACTAGTCCGCGCGCTGCTGGTCTCCCACGGCGTGCACGCCCGCAAACTGCGGCGCGTGCTGACACTGCTGGGTGACGACTGGCACACACTGGCCGATCTGGTCCGGGTGCCCGCCGTGCCCCGGCGCACCGTGCAAGACCTGCTGAAGGCGTTGGACGTCGACGTGGAGACCGACGGCGACCGGTTCCGCATCGCCCCCGGGCGGGTGGCGGCCTACGCGGAGTTCACCGTCGAGCCCGAACCGGTCGACCCGCTGGTGTCGCGGCACGGCGCGCTGCTCGGCGCGGTGCTGGCCGACATCGCTTCGGTGCCGCCGCCGCTGGCCGCGCTGGACCACGTGCAGGCGACCGCCGAGACCGCGCTCAAGCGCGCGCTGTGGCTGGACTCCCAGTACGACCTGGCGGGCCGGACCCTGCTGTGCCTGGGCGACCACGACCTGACCTCGCTCGCGGTGTGCGCGGTGAACCCGGACGTCTCGGTGGTCGTGGTCGATGTGGACGATCGACTCCTGGCCTACCTCGACGAGCGCTCCGGCGGCCGGGTGCGGACGCTGCACGCGGACTTCCGGTTCGGCCTGCCGCCCACCCTGCTCGAGTCGGCGGACCTGGTGTTCAGCGACCCGCCCTACACCCAGGAGGGGATGGCGCTGTTCGCCGGCCGGGCCGTCGAGTGCCTGGCCGACCTCGGTGCGGGGCGGGTGCTGCTGGCCTACGGGTTCAGCGACCGCACGCCAGCGCTCGGGTTGAAGGTGCAGCAGGAACTCCTGCGGCTGGGCCTGGTGTTCGAGGCGGTCCTGCCCGCGTTCCACCGGTTCGACGGCGCGCAGGCGATCGGCAGCGCCGCCGACCTGTACGTGTGCCGCCCCACGTCACGGCGCCCGGTCGCGGCCGCCAAGACCACGATCTACACCCACGGCCCGCAGTCCGTGGAGGCCGAGGGGCCGGGCTCGAAGGCGTTGCAGGCGCTGGTGGACCTCGCGCCGCGGCCGGAGTCCTCGCCGCCGCCCAAGCCGCGCGCGCCCGGCTGGGCCGACCCGATCGGCAGGGGCGCGGCGTCGCTGGCGGTCGACCTGTCTGGCGACCCCGGACCGTGGCTGCTGCGCACGCTGCTGGCGTGCTCGCCCGGCCGGATGGCCGCGCTGGTGCCCAACAACCACCCGAACGTGTCGTCGGCGGCCGGCCAGCAGGAGCTGACGTCCCTCGTGGACACCCGGTTCGCGCTGCGCTTCATGCGCTCCACGCCGGACGGCAAGCACTGCGTCGTGGTGGCGGACCAGGTCCTCGCGGGCACCCTCGACCCCGGCGGCCTGGTCGTGCGCGAGGTGCTGATGCGGGCGCACGGCAAGCTCGGCAACGTATGGCGGGAGGCGCTCACCACCGTGCTGCGGATCACCAAGCGCGAGGCGCGGGACCTGATCGGCGAGCACGACGACCTGGAGGAGCGGCTGATCGACCTGCCGCGGCACCGGATCGCCGCGCTGCTCCCGCTGATCCGGGCGTCGGCGGGGTAG
- a CDS encoding GntR family transcriptional regulator — MALDATDPRPAYQQIADDLRRFVASDEAQVGDKLPSLSELQTKYGRAVMTLQKALDVLRSEGLVMSRQGEGTIIVKKPEAHAGDVSPSPHELRQMFERINSALDDLSRRVSAVEAELFGSTSADPQPGQAGR, encoded by the coding sequence ATGGCTCTCGACGCGACGGACCCCAGGCCGGCATACCAACAGATCGCGGACGACCTACGCCGCTTCGTGGCGTCCGACGAAGCCCAGGTGGGGGACAAGCTCCCCTCGCTGTCCGAGCTGCAAACCAAGTACGGCCGCGCCGTGATGACCTTGCAGAAGGCGCTGGACGTCCTCCGCAGTGAAGGGCTGGTCATGTCCCGCCAAGGCGAGGGCACGATCATCGTGAAGAAGCCAGAAGCCCATGCGGGGGACGTCAGTCCCTCACCGCATGAGCTTCGGCAGATGTTCGAGCGCATCAACAGCGCCCTGGACGACCTCAGCCGGCGTGTTTCCGCCGTGGAGGCTGAACTTTTCGGCTCCACTTCAGCCGATCCTCAACCCGGTCAAGCCGGTCGCTGA
- a CDS encoding sensor domain-containing protein, whose product MPKRVGRAPVVLDPARPAGPPIALDGVPLPEAPSLLCDLKGVVMRANSAVAQLAKAHSSDDLVGRALGDLLVGEPADLRLRQADGGLLPVRVVRNQVPGTGLHAVLLVDVSDLAKAADDLRDEQRRLRTVQRVAQIGSWEYDPTTGVTVWSESHYEMMGVRPGEVVPGAQAVLDLVHPDDHDMVASYWANRALDGSPIDIVYRIILPDGELRWIRGVAEAKLRADGRTQFITGYIRDISAQWRSDRALETERARLLEAQRIARIGSWSYEVPTKAVHRSEVLLEMYADLGIAPEDDLLSGVHPDDRPALEELRRKLVNAQDEETFEAEVRSESGERVYICRVRPEFERGKLHRFHGTIQDVTEARALELQLRDDRRRLADAQRAAQLGVWEWDFTTGDVVWSDMLADLFGVPRDERTRYQTYLDLVHPEDRGWVDELWQQLATDEVPVQFEHRIVRRDGKLRVFRSHGVVVRGPDGRPLAVGTAQDVTEQRAAETRMKRSSQRFADLVSLTPVGIGLFDEAERLVDANDALCDLLGIDLEQLRGMTAEQLTHPEDKENRLHSVSRMTQNGADRVHKIPQRILVRPDGERVYCELHIALSVQDDGRRFWLTVFQDITERRRASEALRHQATHDELTGLPNRALVKELLATLLAAENRSRVAVLFCDIDNFKRVNDSLGHDAGDELLVALARRLEGGLPEGCTAARLSGDEYVIICENIDLVGGVDALATKVAGLLRTAVPVHGQLVRVSASIGAAVPNGSRATGNDLLRFADAAMFEAKRAGAGRVSLASAALIASADRQVHLEGQLRDALANDGLALHFQPVVGVDGAVQTAEALVRWPHPDRGLLPPDIFLPVAEQGDLLRELDRWVLRTALKEASTWPEPNGKPVSVAVNLAGLVPGDPEFVDIVANTIAEAGIPWDRVVLELVETALVDLPSRVRQSMDELVARGIRFAVDDFGTGYSSLARLKDLPAQIIKVDRRFVSGVGNDSSDFAVARAVVDMARAMGRKCVAEGVETATQFHVLRGVGVDAYQGWLFSRPVPPREFRAVLALGPLHIPKAG is encoded by the coding sequence GTGCCCAAGCGGGTTGGACGCGCTCCAGTGGTGCTCGACCCCGCACGACCTGCGGGGCCGCCCATCGCGCTCGACGGCGTCCCGCTTCCCGAGGCGCCCTCGCTCCTGTGCGACCTCAAGGGCGTTGTGATGCGCGCGAACTCCGCTGTCGCGCAGCTCGCGAAAGCGCATTCCTCCGATGACCTGGTCGGCCGCGCGTTAGGCGACCTGCTCGTCGGCGAGCCCGCGGATCTGCGGCTGCGCCAGGCGGACGGCGGACTGCTCCCGGTCCGGGTGGTGCGCAACCAGGTGCCCGGCACCGGGCTGCACGCGGTGCTCCTGGTGGACGTCTCCGACTTGGCCAAGGCGGCCGACGACCTGCGCGACGAGCAGCGCCGGCTGCGCACCGTGCAGCGGGTCGCCCAGATCGGTTCGTGGGAGTACGACCCGACCACCGGCGTCACGGTCTGGTCCGAGTCGCACTACGAGATGATGGGCGTGCGGCCCGGCGAGGTGGTGCCCGGCGCGCAGGCCGTGCTGGACCTGGTCCACCCCGACGACCACGACATGGTGGCCAGCTACTGGGCGAACCGGGCGCTGGACGGCAGCCCGATCGACATCGTCTACCGGATCATCCTGCCCGACGGCGAGCTGCGCTGGATCCGCGGCGTCGCCGAGGCGAAGCTCAGAGCCGACGGCCGGACCCAGTTCATCACCGGCTACATCCGTGACATCTCCGCGCAGTGGCGCTCCGACCGCGCCCTGGAGACCGAGCGCGCCCGGCTGCTGGAGGCGCAGCGCATCGCGCGCATCGGCAGCTGGAGCTACGAGGTGCCGACCAAGGCCGTGCACCGCAGCGAGGTGCTGCTGGAGATGTACGCCGACCTGGGCATCGCGCCGGAGGACGACCTGCTCTCCGGCGTGCACCCGGACGACCGGCCCGCGCTGGAGGAACTGCGCCGGAAGCTGGTCAACGCCCAGGACGAGGAGACCTTCGAGGCGGAGGTGCGCAGCGAGTCCGGCGAGCGGGTCTACATCTGCCGGGTGCGCCCCGAGTTCGAGCGCGGCAAGCTGCACCGCTTCCACGGCACCATCCAGGACGTCACCGAGGCCCGCGCGCTGGAGCTCCAGCTGCGCGACGACCGGCGGCGGCTGGCCGACGCGCAGCGGGCGGCGCAGCTGGGCGTGTGGGAGTGGGACTTCACGACCGGCGACGTGGTCTGGTCGGACATGCTGGCCGACCTGTTCGGCGTGCCGCGCGACGAGCGCACCCGCTACCAGACCTACCTCGACCTGGTGCACCCCGAGGACCGGGGCTGGGTCGACGAGCTGTGGCAGCAGCTGGCCACCGACGAGGTCCCGGTCCAGTTCGAGCACCGGATCGTGCGCCGGGACGGCAAGCTGCGGGTGTTCCGCAGCCACGGCGTGGTCGTGCGGGGCCCGGACGGCCGCCCGCTCGCGGTGGGCACCGCGCAGGACGTGACCGAGCAGCGCGCCGCCGAGACCCGGATGAAGCGGTCCAGCCAGCGCTTCGCCGACCTGGTGTCGCTGACGCCGGTCGGCATCGGCCTGTTCGACGAGGCCGAGCGCCTGGTGGACGCCAACGACGCCCTGTGCGACCTGCTCGGCATCGACCTGGAGCAGCTGCGCGGGATGACCGCCGAGCAGCTCACCCACCCGGAGGACAAGGAGAACCGGCTCCACTCGGTGAGCCGGATGACCCAGAACGGCGCGGACCGCGTGCACAAGATCCCGCAGCGGATCCTGGTGCGCCCGGACGGCGAGCGGGTCTACTGCGAGCTGCACATCGCGCTGTCCGTGCAGGACGACGGCCGCCGGTTCTGGCTGACCGTGTTCCAGGACATCACCGAGCGCCGCCGGGCGTCCGAGGCGCTGCGCCACCAGGCCACCCACGACGAGCTGACCGGGCTGCCGAACCGGGCGCTGGTCAAGGAGTTGCTGGCGACGCTGCTGGCGGCCGAGAACCGCTCGCGGGTGGCGGTGCTGTTCTGCGACATCGACAACTTCAAGCGGGTCAACGACTCGCTGGGCCACGACGCGGGTGACGAGTTGCTGGTGGCGTTGGCCCGGCGGCTGGAGGGCGGCCTGCCCGAGGGCTGCACGGCGGCGCGGCTGTCCGGTGACGAGTACGTGATCATCTGCGAGAACATCGACCTGGTCGGCGGTGTGGACGCGTTGGCGACCAAGGTCGCCGGGCTGTTGCGCACGGCCGTGCCGGTGCACGGCCAGCTGGTCCGGGTGTCGGCGTCGATCGGCGCGGCGGTGCCCAACGGGTCCCGCGCGACCGGCAACGACCTGTTGCGCTTCGCCGACGCGGCGATGTTCGAGGCGAAGCGGGCGGGCGCGGGGCGGGTGTCGCTGGCGTCGGCGGCGTTGATCGCCTCGGCCGACCGGCAGGTGCACCTGGAGGGCCAGCTGCGCGACGCGCTGGCGAACGACGGCCTGGCGCTGCACTTCCAGCCCGTGGTGGGGGTGGACGGCGCGGTGCAGACGGCCGAGGCGCTGGTGCGCTGGCCGCACCCGGACCGGGGTCTGCTGCCGCCGGACATCTTCCTGCCGGTGGCCGAGCAGGGCGACCTGTTGCGCGAGCTGGACCGGTGGGTGCTGCGCACGGCCTTGAAGGAGGCCTCGACCTGGCCGGAGCCCAACGGCAAGCCGGTGTCGGTCGCGGTGAACCTGGCCGGTCTGGTGCCGGGCGACCCGGAGTTCGTGGACATCGTCGCCAACACCATCGCCGAGGCCGGCATCCCGTGGGACCGGGTGGTGCTGGAGCTGGTGGAGACCGCGCTGGTGGACCTGCCGTCGCGGGTCCGGCAGTCGATGGACGAGCTGGTGGCGCGCGGCATCCGGTTCGCGGTGGACGACTTCGGCACCGGCTACTCGTCGCTGGCCCGGTTGAAGGACCTGCCCGCCCAGATCATCAAGGTGGACCGGCGGTTCGTCTCCGGCGTGGGCAACGACTCGTCGGACTTCGCGGTGGCGCGGGCGGTCGTGGACATGGCGCGGGCGATGGGCCGCAAGTGCGTGGCGGAGGGCGTCGAGACGGCGACCCAGTTCCACGTGCTGCGCGGTGTCGGCGTCGACGCCTACCAGGGCTGGCTGTTCTCCCGGCCGGTGCCGCCCAGGGAGTTCCGGGCCGTGCTCGCGCTCGGCCCGTTGCACATCCCCAAGGCCGGCTAG
- a CDS encoding NAD(P)-dependent malic enzyme, with the protein MTALNDQPITSELTDEEIFRAHEGGKLAIGATASLADPRALAIAYTPGVARVSRAIAEDASLAAKYTWAHRLVAVVSDGTAVLGLGDIGASASLPVMEGKAALFKTFGGLDSIPLVLNTTDVDEIVETLVRLRPSFGAVNLEDVAAPRCFELEARLIEALDVPVMHDDQHGTAVVVLAALRGANAVLDKDIASQRVVISGAGAAGVACAKILLAAGIGEVTVVDSRGIVHAGRDGLNPVKAALAEVTNGSGLRGGIADALKGADVFVGVSSSKVGEELIESMSGDSIVFALSNPDPEVHPEVAGRHAAIVATGRSDFPNQINNVLAFPGIFRGALDAGARRITENMKLAAADAIAAVASDDLAADRIVPSALDPRVGPEVAAAVALAARQDGVA; encoded by the coding sequence GTGACCGCTCTGAACGACCAGCCCATCACCTCCGAGTTGACCGACGAAGAGATCTTCCGCGCGCACGAGGGCGGCAAGCTCGCCATCGGCGCGACCGCCTCGCTGGCCGACCCCCGCGCCCTGGCCATCGCCTACACGCCGGGGGTGGCGCGGGTCAGCCGCGCGATCGCCGAGGACGCCTCGCTGGCCGCCAAGTACACCTGGGCGCACCGCCTGGTGGCCGTGGTCAGCGACGGGACCGCGGTGCTGGGCCTGGGCGACATCGGCGCGAGCGCGTCGCTGCCGGTCATGGAGGGCAAGGCCGCACTGTTCAAGACCTTCGGCGGGCTGGACTCGATCCCGCTCGTGCTCAACACCACCGACGTGGACGAGATCGTGGAGACGCTGGTCCGGCTGCGCCCGTCGTTCGGCGCGGTCAACCTGGAGGACGTCGCCGCGCCGCGCTGCTTCGAGCTGGAGGCGCGGCTGATCGAGGCCCTCGACGTGCCGGTCATGCACGACGACCAGCACGGCACGGCGGTCGTGGTGCTGGCCGCGCTGCGCGGGGCGAACGCGGTGCTGGACAAGGACATCGCGAGCCAGCGCGTGGTCATCTCCGGTGCCGGCGCGGCGGGTGTCGCGTGCGCGAAGATCCTGCTGGCGGCGGGCATCGGCGAGGTCACCGTGGTCGACTCGCGGGGCATCGTGCACGCGGGCCGGGACGGGCTCAACCCGGTGAAGGCGGCGCTCGCCGAGGTCACCAACGGCAGCGGGCTGCGCGGCGGGATCGCCGACGCGCTCAAGGGCGCGGACGTGTTCGTCGGCGTCTCCTCCTCGAAGGTGGGGGAGGAGCTGATCGAGAGCATGTCCGGCGACTCCATCGTGTTCGCGCTGTCCAACCCGGACCCCGAGGTGCACCCGGAGGTGGCGGGCCGGCACGCGGCGATCGTGGCCACCGGGCGCAGCGACTTCCCCAACCAGATCAACAACGTGCTCGCGTTCCCCGGCATCTTCCGCGGCGCGCTGGACGCCGGCGCGCGCCGGATCACCGAGAACATGAAGCTCGCGGCGGCCGACGCCATCGCCGCGGTCGCCTCGGACGACCTCGCCGCCGACCGGATCGTGCCCAGCGCGCTGGACCCCCGGGTCGGGCCCGAAGTCGCCGCCGCCGTGGCCTTGGCAGCTCGGCAGGACGGAGTAGCCTGA
- a CDS encoding dTDP-4-dehydrorhamnose 3,5-epimerase family protein, translated as MKARELKIPGAFEFIPSVFPDDRGLFVAPFQEEVFTEAVGHGLLVAQTNHSVSRRGVIRGLHYADVPPGQAKYVHCPRGRLLDVMVDIRVGSPTFGVWDAVELSEQAFNSVYVPEGVGHALMALEDDSVTSYLCTEGYNPKAERGLSPLGLGLPWPADVEPVLSPKDAEAPTLAEAQAAGTLPSYEVCTAWYRKAAQKVDTQKEDAQK; from the coding sequence ATGAAGGCACGCGAGCTGAAGATTCCCGGCGCGTTCGAGTTCATCCCCTCGGTGTTCCCCGACGACCGGGGGCTGTTCGTGGCGCCGTTCCAGGAGGAGGTGTTCACCGAGGCGGTGGGGCACGGGCTACTGGTCGCCCAGACCAACCACAGCGTGTCCAGACGCGGGGTGATCCGCGGCCTGCACTACGCGGACGTGCCACCCGGCCAGGCCAAGTACGTGCACTGCCCGCGCGGGCGGCTGCTGGACGTCATGGTGGACATCCGGGTCGGCTCGCCGACGTTCGGCGTGTGGGACGCGGTGGAGCTCTCCGAGCAGGCGTTCAACTCGGTGTACGTGCCCGAGGGCGTCGGCCACGCGCTGATGGCGCTGGAGGACGACTCGGTCACGTCGTACCTGTGCACCGAGGGCTACAACCCGAAGGCCGAACGCGGCCTCAGCCCGCTGGGGCTGGGCCTGCCGTGGCCGGCGGACGTGGAGCCGGTGCTGTCGCCGAAGGACGCCGAGGCCCCGACCCTGGCCGAGGCCCAGGCCGCCGGCACGCTGCCGTCGTACGAGGTGTGCACGGCCTGGTACCGGAAAGCCGCCCAAAAGGTAGACACCCAGAAGGAAGACGCCCAGAAGTAG
- a CDS encoding S24/S26 family peptidase, giving the protein MAPPAHNPLPLVRVVGPSMVPTLRTGDVVLLRRSRPPRPDDLVLVRWAARPGQLSVKRAIRPVDGGWHVEGDNPFASTDSRTLGAAEVLGVIRFRLWPRPRPLRRRRTAG; this is encoded by the coding sequence TTGGCACCGCCGGCGCACAACCCGTTGCCGCTGGTTCGGGTGGTCGGGCCGTCGATGGTCCCCACGTTGCGGACCGGGGACGTCGTGCTGCTGCGACGATCACGCCCGCCCCGCCCGGACGACCTGGTGCTGGTCCGGTGGGCGGCCCGGCCGGGGCAGCTGTCGGTCAAGCGGGCGATCCGGCCGGTCGACGGCGGGTGGCACGTCGAGGGGGACAACCCGTTCGCCTCCACGGACTCGCGCACGCTGGGCGCGGCGGAGGTGCTCGGGGTGATCCGGTTCCGCCTCTGGCCGCGCCCGCGTCCGCTCCGCCGGCGGCGCACGGCCGGCTGA
- the sodN gene encoding superoxide dismutase, Ni, with product MRLLSHILRRPLLEATAHCDLPCGVYDPAQARIEAESIKAVQEKYQANEDPEFRQRAVLIKEQRSELVKHHLWVLWTDYFKPPHFEKYPELHDLFNRATKAAGASGTKGSMDPAKGQELLDLIAQIDKIFWETKAAA from the coding sequence ATGCGACTTCTGTCGCACATTCTCCGCCGCCCGCTACTGGAGGCCACCGCGCACTGCGACCTCCCGTGCGGTGTCTACGATCCGGCGCAGGCCCGGATCGAGGCGGAGTCGATCAAGGCGGTCCAGGAGAAGTACCAGGCCAACGAGGACCCCGAGTTCCGCCAGCGCGCCGTCCTGATCAAGGAACAGCGCAGCGAACTCGTGAAGCACCACCTGTGGGTGCTGTGGACCGACTACTTCAAGCCCCCGCACTTCGAGAAGTACCCGGAACTCCACGACCTCTTCAACCGCGCCACCAAGGCCGCCGGCGCGTCCGGCACGAAGGGCTCGATGGACCCGGCGAAGGGCCAGGAGCTGCTCGACCTGATCGCCCAGATCGACAAGATTTTTTGGGAGACGAAGGCTGCGGCCTGA